One Sinorhizobium mexicanum genomic region harbors:
- a CDS encoding GNAT family N-acetyltransferase, protein MARSVFRFLSRQPESIEIANRNYLLRLPRYADYRQWYHLRSESRAFLEPWEPSWRADEMSESAFRSRVIRNEQEYASGQAVPLLLFHKPDEILLGGLTIGHIRRGAAQNCMIGYWMGQKYAGQGHMYEALKLTIPYIFSVLELHRIEAACIPENARSIRLLEKAGFEREGYLRQYLKINGQWRDHLMFSLLSAEAVPNRNMPL, encoded by the coding sequence ATGGCACGATCGGTTTTTCGGTTTCTGTCGCGGCAGCCCGAGTCGATCGAGATCGCCAACCGGAACTATCTGCTCCGCCTCCCCCGCTACGCCGACTATCGGCAATGGTATCACCTGCGCAGCGAGAGCCGCGCTTTTCTGGAGCCGTGGGAGCCGAGCTGGCGTGCCGACGAAATGAGCGAAAGCGCCTTTCGCAGCCGCGTCATCCGCAACGAGCAGGAATATGCCTCCGGTCAGGCCGTTCCCCTGCTCCTTTTCCATAAGCCGGACGAAATACTCCTCGGCGGCCTCACCATCGGGCACATCCGGCGAGGCGCTGCCCAGAACTGCATGATCGGCTATTGGATGGGGCAGAAATATGCGGGCCAGGGCCACATGTACGAGGCGCTGAAGCTGACGATCCCCTACATCTTTTCGGTCCTTGAGTTGCACCGTATTGAAGCAGCCTGTATTCCAGAGAATGCGCGGAGCATCCGGCTCCTTGAAAAGGCCGGCTTTGAGCGTGAAGGCTATTTGAGACAGTACTTGAAGATAAACGGGCAGTGGCGGGATCACCTGATGTTCTCCCTCCTGTCCGCAGAAGCCGTACCGAACAGGAATATGCCCCTTTGA
- a CDS encoding M16 family metallopeptidase: MMKVECTQLPSGLTVVTERMPHLESVALGVWIKSGSRNETVDEHGIAHLLEHMAFKGTRRRSARQIAEEIENVGGELNAATSTETTSYYARVLKDHVPLAVDILADILTESSFDDEELRREKHVILQEIGAADDTPDDVVFDRFAETAYRDQTVGRPILGTPDTVMSFSADQIRHYLGRNYTTDRIFIVAAGAVEHDAFVREVETRFSALPRLPHSSPVLDTARYTGGDSRESRDLMDAQVLLGFEGKAYHARDFYCSQILANILGGGMSSRLFQEVREHRGLCYSVYAFHWGFSDTGIFGVHAATGGENLPELMPVIVDELRKSSMSIEQQEIDRARAQIRAQLLMGQESPAARAGQIARQMMLYGRPIPNEELMERLSGITRERLTDLAGRLFFDTVPTLSAIGPLEHLAPLGDILSSLSVKTAVAI; the protein is encoded by the coding sequence ATGATGAAAGTTGAGTGCACCCAGCTCCCTTCCGGGCTGACGGTGGTGACCGAGCGGATGCCGCATCTCGAAAGCGTGGCGCTCGGCGTCTGGATCAAGTCCGGTTCGCGCAACGAAACCGTGGATGAACACGGCATAGCGCACCTGCTGGAGCACATGGCTTTCAAGGGGACCCGGCGGCGCAGCGCCCGTCAGATCGCCGAGGAGATCGAGAATGTCGGCGGCGAGCTCAACGCCGCCACGTCTACCGAAACGACCTCCTACTACGCCCGGGTTCTCAAGGATCATGTGCCGCTGGCGGTCGACATCCTTGCCGACATCCTGACGGAATCGAGCTTCGACGACGAGGAACTCAGGCGCGAGAAGCACGTCATCCTGCAGGAAATCGGTGCCGCGGACGACACGCCGGACGACGTCGTCTTCGACCGCTTCGCCGAGACGGCCTACCGCGACCAGACGGTCGGTCGACCGATCTTGGGCACGCCGGACACCGTCATGTCCTTCTCGGCCGACCAGATTCGCCATTACCTCGGCCGCAACTACACGACCGACCGGATCTTTATCGTTGCAGCCGGCGCCGTCGAGCACGATGCCTTCGTGCGCGAGGTCGAAACCCGCTTTTCTGCCCTGCCGCGCCTGCCGCATTCCTCTCCCGTTCTCGATACCGCGCGCTACACCGGCGGCGACAGCCGCGAAAGCCGCGACCTTATGGATGCACAAGTCCTGCTCGGTTTCGAGGGGAAGGCCTATCACGCGCGCGACTTCTACTGTTCGCAGATCCTCGCCAATATTCTCGGCGGAGGCATGTCTTCGCGCCTGTTCCAGGAAGTGCGCGAGCACCGGGGCCTCTGTTATTCGGTCTATGCCTTTCACTGGGGCTTCTCCGACACCGGCATTTTCGGCGTCCATGCTGCCACCGGCGGCGAGAACCTGCCGGAACTGATGCCGGTGATCGTCGACGAACTGCGCAAATCATCGATGAGCATTGAGCAGCAGGAGATCGATCGCGCCCGTGCGCAGATTCGCGCGCAGTTGCTCATGGGGCAGGAAAGCCCTGCCGCGCGCGCCGGGCAGATCGCCCGCCAGATGATGCTCTACGGCCGCCCCATTCCCAATGAGGAATTGATGGAACGGCTGTCCGGCATCACGCGAGAGCGTCTGACCGATCTCGCAGGCCGCTTGTTCTTCGATACGGTCCCGACGCTGTCTGCGATCGGCCCGCTTGAACATCTGGCTCCCCTAGGCGACATCCTGTCGTCGCTCAGCGTCAAGACCGCCGTGGCGATCTGA
- the thrC gene encoding threonine synthase has product MMKYVSTRGEAAPLGFCDALLAGLARDGGLYLPKEWPTLSKKEIRALRGKSYQEIAFAVLEPFTNGEIPAAKFREMIDEAYATFRHPAVVPLVQTGANSFVLELFHGSTLAFKDVAMQLLARLMDYVLAERGERATIVGATSGDTGGAAIDAFAGRERTDIFILFPHGKVSAVQQRQMTTSTAVNVHAIAVKGNFDDCQNLVKAMFNDESFRDGVKLSGVNSINWARIMAQIVYYFTAAISLGGPDRKISFTVPTGNFGDIFAGYVAKRMGLPIDKLIVATNENDILARTLKTGRYEMREVKATTSPSMDIQISSNFERLLFEAYDRDPAKVRAAMAGLKQSGSFAIDDAALKKIRREFRAGRASEKEVAKTIGKTFKDSGYLLDPHTAIGVFVAAKHEKSSAPMVTLATAHPAKFPDAVKSASGIDPALPTWLADLMNRAERFDILDPELKNVETFIGERTRVRE; this is encoded by the coding sequence ATGATGAAGTATGTCTCGACACGGGGAGAAGCGGCGCCCCTCGGTTTTTGCGACGCCCTCCTCGCAGGGCTCGCCCGCGACGGTGGGCTTTATTTGCCGAAAGAATGGCCGACGCTCTCGAAGAAGGAAATACGGGCGCTGCGCGGCAAGTCCTATCAGGAAATCGCCTTTGCCGTGCTCGAGCCCTTCACCAACGGTGAAATCCCGGCCGCGAAATTTCGCGAGATGATCGATGAGGCCTATGCCACCTTCCGGCATCCAGCCGTCGTGCCGCTCGTCCAGACCGGAGCAAATTCCTTCGTGCTGGAGCTCTTCCACGGCTCGACGCTGGCCTTCAAGGACGTGGCCATGCAGTTGCTCGCCCGCCTGATGGATTATGTGCTTGCGGAGCGCGGCGAACGGGCGACCATCGTCGGCGCGACGTCCGGTGACACCGGTGGCGCGGCAATCGACGCTTTCGCCGGTAGAGAACGCACCGACATCTTCATTCTCTTCCCGCACGGCAAGGTCTCGGCAGTACAGCAAAGGCAGATGACGACATCCACGGCCGTGAACGTGCATGCGATTGCCGTCAAGGGCAATTTCGACGATTGCCAGAACCTGGTCAAAGCGATGTTCAACGACGAGAGCTTCCGCGACGGCGTCAAGCTCTCGGGCGTCAACTCGATCAATTGGGCCCGGATCATGGCTCAGATCGTCTATTATTTCACCGCCGCGATCTCGCTCGGCGGCCCCGACCGGAAGATTTCCTTCACCGTCCCGACCGGCAATTTCGGCGACATCTTCGCAGGCTACGTGGCCAAGCGCATGGGCTTGCCGATCGACAAGCTGATCGTCGCGACCAACGAGAACGACATCCTCGCACGCACGCTGAAGACCGGCCGATACGAAATGCGCGAGGTCAAGGCAACGACATCGCCCTCGATGGACATCCAGATCTCCTCCAACTTCGAAAGACTGTTGTTCGAGGCTTACGATCGTGACCCGGCCAAGGTGCGTGCGGCCATGGCAGGCCTCAAGCAATCAGGCTCTTTCGCGATCGACGACGCTGCCCTGAAAAAAATCCGCAGGGAGTTCCGCGCGGGCCGCGCCTCGGAAAAGGAGGTGGCGAAGACGATCGGCAAGACCTTTAAGGACAGCGGCTATCTCCTTGATCCGCATACGGCAATCGGCGTGTTCGTGGCGGCAAAACACGAGAAATCCTCCGCGCCGATGGTGACGCTCGCGACGGCTCATCCGGCGAAATTCCCCGACGCAGTAAAATCGGCAAGTGGTATTGACCCCGCGCTTCCAACGTGGCTTGCTGATCTCATGAATAGGGCGGAGCGTTTCGATATCCTGGATCCGGAGCTTAAGAACGTCGAAACCTTCATCGGCGAGCGTACCCGCGTTCGGGAGTAG
- a CDS encoding branched-chain amino acid ABC transporter substrate-binding protein encodes MRLSILTGLTLAAGVAFAPLAHADITIGVITPLTGQVAAFGEQVKNGAEAAVEAINNAGGIKGEKIVIKIVDDAGEPKQAVSVANQLAGEGLRYVVGPVTSGTSMPASDVLAENGILMVTPTATTPDLTTRGLWNVLRTCGRDDQQAVVAADYVVKNFKDKRVAVLHDKAAYGKGLADGFKAAINAGGITEVVYEGLTPGEKDFGAIVTRLKAENVDVVYFGGYHAEGGLLARQMHDQGVKAQLIGGDGLSNTEFWAIGGEAASGTVYTNASDATRNPDAAPVIEALKAKNIPAEAFTLNAYAAVQVIKAGIEKAGSAEDPNAVATAIKSGDAIDTAIGKLTYGETGDLTSPSFSLYKWEAGKSVPAE; translated from the coding sequence ATGCGTCTTTCGATATTGACCGGCTTGACGTTGGCGGCCGGCGTCGCATTCGCACCGCTTGCCCATGCCGATATTACGATTGGCGTGATCACTCCGCTCACAGGCCAAGTCGCCGCCTTCGGCGAGCAGGTCAAGAACGGCGCCGAAGCGGCGGTCGAAGCCATCAACAATGCCGGCGGCATCAAGGGCGAGAAGATCGTCATCAAGATCGTCGATGACGCCGGCGAGCCCAAGCAAGCCGTATCTGTTGCCAACCAGCTTGCCGGCGAAGGTCTGCGCTATGTCGTCGGCCCGGTAACCTCCGGCACCTCGATGCCGGCATCCGACGTGCTCGCGGAAAACGGGATCCTGATGGTCACGCCGACGGCGACCACGCCGGACCTCACGACCCGCGGGCTGTGGAACGTGCTGCGCACCTGTGGGCGCGATGACCAGCAGGCGGTGGTCGCCGCCGACTATGTCGTCAAGAACTTCAAGGACAAGCGCGTCGCCGTGCTGCACGACAAGGCCGCCTACGGCAAGGGCCTTGCCGACGGGTTCAAGGCGGCGATCAACGCGGGCGGTATCACCGAAGTCGTCTACGAGGGCCTGACCCCCGGCGAAAAAGACTTCGGCGCCATCGTCACGCGCCTCAAGGCCGAAAATGTCGATGTCGTCTATTTCGGCGGCTACCATGCCGAAGGCGGCCTGCTCGCGCGTCAGATGCACGACCAGGGCGTCAAGGCGCAGCTCATCGGCGGCGACGGCCTCTCCAACACCGAGTTCTGGGCGATCGGCGGCGAAGCGGCCAGCGGCACGGTCTACACCAACGCGAGCGACGCGACCCGCAACCCGGACGCTGCCCCCGTGATCGAAGCTCTCAAGGCCAAGAACATCCCTGCCGAAGCCTTCACGCTCAATGCCTATGCCGCCGTGCAGGTCATCAAGGCCGGCATCGAAAAGGCGGGGTCCGCCGAAGACCCGAACGCAGTCGCGACGGCAATCAAGTCCGGCGACGCGATCGACACCGCTATCGGCAAGCTGACCTACGGCGAAACCGGTGACCTCACCTCGCCGAGCTTCTCGCTCTACAAATGGGAAGCCGGCAAGAGCGTCCCCGCCGAATAA
- a CDS encoding HAD family hydrolase: MTGIDLIIFDCDGVLVDSEIIASEVEAGLLTEAGYPISVEEMAERFAGMTWHNTLLAIEKEASIPLSASLIDKVDAILDKRLAHDVKIIEGVKPALMQLTLPHCVCSNSTAERLAIMLGKVGIKDHFGKHIYSARDLGPDRVKPKPDIFLHGAAQFGIDPSRVLVIEDSVHGIHGARAAGMRVVGFTGGAHTYPSHADKLTEAGAETVISRMAVLPGVIAALAEWSESMTA; encoded by the coding sequence ATGACCGGTATCGATCTCATTATCTTCGACTGCGACGGTGTGCTCGTCGACTCGGAAATCATCGCCTCGGAAGTCGAGGCCGGATTGCTGACGGAGGCGGGCTACCCGATCAGCGTCGAGGAGATGGCCGAGCGTTTTGCCGGCATGACCTGGCACAACACCCTGCTGGCGATCGAGAAGGAGGCGAGCATTCCGCTGTCGGCATCGCTGATCGACAAGGTCGATGCTATTCTCGACAAGCGGCTCGCCCACGATGTCAAGATCATCGAAGGCGTGAAGCCGGCGCTGATGCAGCTGACGCTGCCGCATTGCGTCTGCTCCAACTCCACGGCGGAGCGCCTTGCCATCATGCTCGGAAAGGTCGGTATCAAGGACCATTTCGGCAAACACATCTATTCCGCACGAGATCTCGGCCCCGACCGCGTCAAGCCGAAGCCGGATATCTTCCTGCACGGCGCCGCGCAATTCGGCATCGATCCGTCGCGCGTCCTCGTCATTGAGGACTCGGTGCATGGTATTCATGGCGCCCGTGCCGCTGGGATGCGCGTCGTCGGCTTCACCGGCGGCGCTCATACCTATCCCTCGCACGCGGACAAATTGACCGAAGCTGGCGCCGAAACAGTAATTTCCCGCATGGCGGTCCTGCCCGGCGTAATCGCCGCGCTTGCCGAATGGTCGGAGTCCATGACGGCCTGA
- a CDS encoding GntR family transcriptional regulator, with protein MNKERDDTLASRISRVLAERIISGVLPPGERLRQDHVAEEFGASHVPVREAFRRLEAQGLAVSEPRRGVRVAAFDLKEVREVAEMRAALEVLALRHAVPHLTPAILDRAEAATAAADSSRDVRSWEAANRAFHRIILEPCSMPRLLAAIDDLHAASARFLFSAWRSSWEARTDHDHRAILAALRQGKGGEAATILGRHVGWIGKTPVKTAAGEVRDAFSIIG; from the coding sequence ATGAACAAGGAACGCGACGACACGCTTGCAAGCCGCATCAGCCGCGTGCTTGCCGAAAGGATCATCTCCGGAGTGCTGCCGCCGGGCGAGCGGCTGCGGCAGGATCACGTCGCCGAGGAGTTCGGCGCCAGTCACGTTCCCGTGCGCGAGGCCTTTCGCCGGCTGGAGGCGCAGGGGCTCGCTGTAAGCGAGCCGCGCCGCGGCGTACGCGTCGCCGCGTTCGACCTCAAGGAGGTGCGCGAGGTTGCCGAGATGCGGGCCGCCCTGGAAGTCCTGGCCCTGCGCCACGCCGTGCCTCACCTGACACCGGCGATCCTCGACAGGGCCGAGGCGGCAACGGCCGCGGCCGACAGTTCCCGCGATGTGCGCTCCTGGGAAGCAGCGAACCGTGCCTTTCACCGGATCATTCTCGAGCCCTGCAGTATGCCGCGCCTGCTCGCCGCGATCGATGATCTTCATGCGGCAAGTGCCCGGTTTCTCTTCTCAGCCTGGCGTTCGAGCTGGGAGGCGCGCACCGATCACGATCACCGGGCGATCCTGGCGGCGCTCCGTCAAGGGAAGGGCGGGGAGGCGGCGACCATTCTCGGGCGTCATGTCGGATGGATCGGCAAGACTCCGGTGAAGACGGCCGCAGGCGAAGTTCGCGACGCCTTCTCGATCATCGGTTAA
- a CDS encoding biotin transporter BioY codes for MSGLVSAPVFDPLRLGGKTWPLRALFVLAGTAFLALSSQISVPMVPVPITMQTFAVTMIGVIYGWRLGGVTILAWLTEAIVGLPVLANGAGGIGHFAGPTAGYLVSFPLIGGLAGWLAARGWAGDRVILSFLAHLSANVLCLVIGAAWLATLIGLEKAVMLGAVPFLLGAVMKSALAAAVVKAILHSVRKPADLL; via the coding sequence ATGTCCGGTCTCGTTTCCGCGCCTGTCTTCGATCCGCTGCGCCTCGGCGGCAAGACATGGCCCCTAAGAGCCTTGTTCGTTCTGGCAGGCACCGCCTTCCTTGCACTTTCCTCGCAGATCAGCGTGCCGATGGTGCCGGTACCGATCACCATGCAGACCTTCGCGGTCACCATGATCGGCGTCATTTACGGCTGGCGTTTGGGCGGCGTCACGATCCTCGCATGGTTGACGGAAGCCATCGTCGGACTGCCGGTGCTTGCAAACGGCGCGGGCGGCATCGGCCATTTCGCCGGTCCGACCGCCGGCTACCTCGTCTCTTTCCCGTTGATCGGCGGCCTTGCCGGTTGGCTGGCTGCCCGGGGCTGGGCGGGCGATCGGGTGATACTAAGCTTCCTCGCGCACCTTTCCGCCAATGTCCTCTGCCTAGTAATCGGCGCGGCGTGGCTTGCGACGCTGATCGGTCTCGAGAAGGCGGTCATGCTGGGTGCGGTCCCGTTCCTGCTCGGCGCCGTCATGAAATCGGCGCTCGCCGCCGCGGTCGTCAAGGCGATCCTGCACTCCGTTCGCAAGCCGGCGGACCTGCTTTGA
- a CDS encoding DUF1284 domain-containing protein, whose protein sequence is MTVRLRGHHLLCLLSFVGEGYTPSFTRNYHGVAARLSAGEPIEIVEGPDDICAPMLGLAEAHCHNDNIACRDSRALAAVAELLGLTLGPGSVLILDDRRLQDLRGALALGSVRAACDECEWSPLCTRVARDGFAGALVRGAPTP, encoded by the coding sequence TTGACAGTCCGCCTGCGCGGACATCATCTTCTGTGCCTGCTGAGTTTCGTGGGCGAGGGCTACACGCCCTCGTTCACCCGCAACTACCACGGCGTTGCCGCTCGCCTTTCTGCCGGCGAGCCAATCGAGATCGTCGAAGGACCGGATGATATCTGTGCGCCGATGCTGGGGCTGGCCGAGGCTCATTGTCACAACGACAATATCGCCTGTCGCGACAGTCGCGCTTTGGCTGCGGTAGCTGAACTGCTTGGGCTTACCCTTGGTCCGGGCTCCGTTCTCATTCTCGACGACCGGCGCCTTCAGGACCTGCGCGGCGCCCTTGCGCTTGGCTCTGTTCGCGCCGCCTGCGATGAATGCGAATGGTCCCCCCTCTGCACGCGCGTCGCGCGGGACGGCTTTGCCGGTGCGCTCGTTCGAGGAGCGCCTACTCCTTAA
- a CDS encoding ArsR/SmtB family transcription factor, producing the protein MKEGPDIALIGSLIGDPARANMLTALMGGRALTATELATHAGITLQTASSHLAKLEAGGLLTQRKQGRHRYYALSEDEVGLMLESIMGFAASRGLTRHQPGPKDPALRKARVCYNHLAGDYGVRMLDSLVAARQIEITGDDLALTDAGQIRIEALGIDYAALKKSRRPICRTCLDWSERRSHLAGSLGEALLTLFIDKGWAKREQNSRAIRFTDSGEKAFSELFPQ; encoded by the coding sequence ATGAAGGAAGGTCCGGACATTGCCCTGATCGGCTCACTCATCGGCGATCCCGCGCGCGCCAACATGCTGACCGCGCTGATGGGCGGTCGGGCATTGACTGCAACCGAGCTGGCTACGCATGCCGGGATCACGCTGCAGACCGCAAGCTCGCACCTTGCCAAGCTGGAGGCCGGCGGATTGCTGACGCAGCGCAAGCAGGGTCGCCACCGCTATTATGCCCTGAGCGAGGACGAGGTCGGACTGATGCTGGAAAGCATCATGGGTTTTGCAGCAAGCCGCGGCTTGACTCGCCATCAACCGGGACCGAAGGATCCCGCGCTCAGAAAGGCACGCGTCTGCTACAATCACCTCGCCGGCGACTACGGGGTGCGCATGCTCGACAGTCTGGTCGCCGCCCGCCAGATCGAAATCACCGGCGATGACCTCGCACTGACCGATGCCGGTCAGATCCGCATCGAGGCCTTGGGCATTGACTATGCCGCACTCAAGAAATCCCGCCGGCCGATTTGCCGGACCTGTCTCGACTGGAGCGAGCGCCGCTCGCATCTTGCCGGCTCGCTCGGCGAGGCACTCCTGACCCTCTTCATCGACAAGGGGTGGGCAAAGCGTGAGCAGAACAGCCGCGCCATTCGCTTTACCGATAGTGGCGAAAAAGCCTTCTCAGAACTCTTCCCACAATAA
- a CDS encoding NIPSNAP family protein gives MITCFIRYEIDPFRKDDFATYARNWGEAIPRCGADLIGYFGPHEGSATIAYGVYNIESLAAYEAYRARLAADPLGRENYEFAKRERFILKEDRIFLKNVSLPHGKE, from the coding sequence GTGATCACCTGCTTCATCCGCTACGAGATCGACCCGTTCCGCAAGGACGATTTTGCGACCTATGCCCGCAATTGGGGCGAAGCCATTCCCCGCTGCGGTGCCGATCTCATCGGTTATTTTGGTCCGCACGAGGGGTCGGCTACGATTGCCTACGGAGTCTATAACATCGAAAGCCTCGCCGCCTACGAGGCCTACCGCGCAAGGCTTGCCGCCGATCCGCTTGGCCGCGAGAATTACGAGTTCGCCAAGCGTGAGCGCTTCATTCTGAAGGAGGACCGCATCTTCCTGAAGAACGTCTCGCTGCCGCACGGAAAGGAGTGA
- a CDS encoding antibiotic biosynthesis monooxygenase family protein yields MIAVIFEVLPAEGRRDTYLGLAADLRPLLEEIDGFISIERFQSLADPNKLLSLSFWRDEAAVKAWRNGAEHRAAQEAGRRGVFADYRLRIAAVVRDYGLSDRDQVPPDSRQWHGRAETT; encoded by the coding sequence ATGATCGCCGTGATTTTCGAAGTGCTGCCGGCCGAAGGCAGGCGCGACACCTATCTCGGCCTTGCCGCCGATCTGCGTCCTCTGCTGGAGGAGATCGACGGCTTCATCTCAATCGAGCGGTTTCAGAGCCTTGCCGATCCAAACAAGCTGCTGTCGCTTTCCTTTTGGCGAGACGAGGCGGCGGTGAAGGCGTGGCGCAACGGTGCCGAGCACCGCGCGGCGCAGGAGGCCGGACGGCGCGGAGTCTTTGCCGACTACCGGCTGCGGATCGCGGCAGTCGTCCGGGACTACGGTCTCAGCGACCGCGATCAGGTCCCTCCGGACAGCCGGCAATGGCACGGCCGAGCCGAGACGACTTGA
- a CDS encoding site-specific DNA-methyltransferase, protein MSSVVSLAEISRAARPLNWLDSIIKGDCVAALNALPDNSVDVVFADPPYNLQLGGMLHRPDQSLVDAVDDDWDQFASFEAYDAFTRAWLLACRRVLKPTGTLWVIGSYHNIFRVGAILQDLHFWILNDIIWRKTNPMPNFKGRRFQNAHETLIWATPNAKAKGYTFNYEAMKAANDDVQMRSDWLFPICSGAERLKGDDGKKVHPTQKPEALLARILMASTKPGDVVLDPFFGSGTTGAVAKRLGRHFVGIEREQDYIDAAAERIAAVEPLGKATLSVMTGKKAEPRVAFNTLIESGLIKPGTVLTDAKRRYSAIVRADGTLASGGEAGSIHRLGAKVQGLDACNGWTFWHFEEGNSLKPIDELRSVIRNDLAKLN, encoded by the coding sequence ATGTCTTCAGTTGTTTCGCTTGCCGAAATCTCCCGTGCCGCCCGTCCGTTGAACTGGCTCGACAGCATCATCAAGGGAGATTGCGTGGCAGCGCTGAACGCGCTTCCCGATAATTCCGTCGATGTCGTCTTCGCCGATCCGCCCTACAATCTCCAACTCGGCGGAATGCTCCACCGACCGGATCAATCGCTGGTCGATGCCGTCGACGACGATTGGGACCAGTTCGCTTCCTTCGAGGCTTACGACGCCTTTACCCGTGCGTGGCTGCTTGCCTGCCGCCGTGTGCTGAAGCCGACCGGCACGCTCTGGGTGATCGGTTCCTACCACAATATCTTCCGGGTCGGTGCGATCCTGCAGGACCTGCATTTCTGGATCTTGAACGACATCATCTGGCGCAAGACCAACCCGATGCCGAACTTCAAGGGCCGCCGGTTCCAGAACGCGCATGAAACCCTGATCTGGGCTACACCGAACGCGAAGGCCAAGGGCTACACCTTCAATTACGAGGCCATGAAGGCGGCGAACGACGACGTTCAGATGCGCTCCGACTGGTTATTCCCGATCTGCTCCGGCGCCGAGCGTCTGAAGGGTGACGATGGCAAGAAGGTGCATCCGACGCAGAAGCCAGAAGCGCTTCTCGCCCGCATCCTGATGGCCTCGACCAAGCCCGGCGACGTCGTGCTCGACCCCTTCTTCGGCTCGGGCACCACGGGCGCCGTCGCCAAGCGCCTCGGCCGCCATTTCGTAGGCATCGAGCGCGAGCAGGACTATATCGATGCCGCCGCCGAACGCATCGCCGCTGTCGAGCCGCTCGGTAAGGCGACGCTTTCCGTCATGACCGGCAAGAAGGCGGAGCCGCGCGTCGCCTTCAACACGCTGATCGAAAGCGGGCTGATCAAGCCCGGCACGGTTCTGACGGACGCAAAGCGTCGCTACAGCGCGATCGTGCGCGCGGACGGCACGCTCGCCTCGGGCGGCGAGGCCGGATCCATTCACCGCCTTGGCGCAAAAGTTCAGGGTCTTGATGCCTGCAACGGATGGACATTCTGGCACTTCGAAGAGGGCAATAGCCTGAAGCCTATCGACGAACTCAGATCCGTCATTCGAAATGACCTGGCAAAACTGAACTGA
- a CDS encoding calcium-binding protein encodes MATRIYGTNYSDKIVQNGYISVEIYALDGNDQIHLNRTDSYGGYNFVDAGYGNDVVVNYFEGGNDIFMGAGDDLYIADARVRDASSYDVVYGGSGNDRFEIETYASDYYGDSGNDTFLSVGFKNYFNGGTGIDTISYQLQDSFGSERGRGVTIDLGYKYATTGTGRREDLISVENATGTNYGHDDITGSSVANVLRGLGGHDILEGLAGDDFLDGGTGDDDLYGGAGADILRGGTGFDYLNGGTGTDSFDFNAISESAVGSRRDVIADFHRSEWDVIDLSTIDADTTWSGNQKFVFIGSAAFSGDAGELNFRSGVVSGDVNGDGYADFQIKVNGVSSLRVDDFFL; translated from the coding sequence ATGGCCACGCGTATCTACGGCACGAACTACAGCGACAAGATCGTCCAGAACGGCTACATCTCGGTAGAGATCTATGCACTTGATGGAAACGACCAGATTCATCTGAACAGGACCGACAGTTACGGCGGATATAATTTTGTCGACGCGGGCTACGGCAACGATGTTGTCGTTAATTACTTCGAAGGCGGCAACGACATCTTCATGGGCGCCGGCGACGATCTTTATATCGCCGACGCACGTGTCCGTGACGCAAGCTCCTACGACGTGGTTTACGGCGGAAGCGGCAACGATCGCTTCGAGATCGAAACCTATGCCAGCGACTATTATGGCGATAGCGGCAACGACACCTTCCTTTCGGTCGGCTTCAAGAACTACTTCAACGGCGGCACCGGCATCGACACGATCAGCTACCAACTGCAGGACAGCTTCGGTTCGGAGCGCGGCCGGGGTGTGACGATCGACCTCGGCTATAAATATGCGACCACCGGCACCGGCCGCCGGGAAGACCTGATCAGCGTCGAGAATGCGACGGGCACCAACTACGGCCATGACGACATTACCGGCAGTTCGGTCGCCAATGTGCTGCGCGGGCTCGGCGGCCACGACATTCTCGAGGGCCTCGCCGGCGACGATTTCCTCGATGGCGGCACCGGCGACGACGATCTTTATGGTGGTGCGGGCGCCGATATCCTGCGCGGCGGTACCGGTTTCGACTACCTCAACGGCGGCACCGGCACCGACAGCTTCGATTTCAACGCGATCAGCGAATCGGCGGTCGGCAGCCGGCGCGATGTGATCGCCGATTTCCACCGGTCGGAATGGGACGTCATCGACCTGTCGACGATCGATGCCGACACCACCTGGAGCGGAAACCAGAAGTTTGTTTTCATCGGCAGTGCCGCCTTTTCGGGCGACGCCGGCGAACTGAACTTCCGCTCTGGCGTCGTCTCGGGCGATGTCAATGGCGACGGCTATGCCGATTTCCAGATCAAGGTAAACGGCGTCTCCAGCCTGCGGGTCGACGACTTCTTCCTCTGA